Within the Candidatus Methylomirabilota bacterium genome, the region GCTCGGCGTCCCAGATGAGCCAGAACTGATCGCCGCCGACGCTCGTCATGTGGGGATAGATGACGGACAGCACCGCGCTCGCGGCGATGGCGGCGTCCACGGCGGAGCCGCCGGCCTTCAGGATCTCGACCCCGGCCTCCGAGGCCAGCGCGTGCGGGGACGACACCATGCCGTTCCGCGCCATCGTCACCGGCCGGCCCGTCTCCACGTCCGCCTCCTTGCGTGGACCGCCTCGCGCATGGTAGAAGCCGGGCAAGGATAGCACGGCCACCTTCCAACGAAGAGAGGACGGCATGCCCACAGCGCGCGTCAACGGCGTCACGCTCTACTACGAAGAGACCGGCAGCGGCTTCCCGCTCATCTGGTGCCACGAATTCGGCGGCGACTACCGCTCGTGGGAGCCGCAGGTGCGCTACTTCTCCCGCCGCTACCGCGTCATCACCTGGAACTACCGCGGCTACCCGCCCTCCGAAGTCCCGCAAGACCCCGCCGCCTACCGCAACGAGATCCTCGTCGAGGACCTGGCCGGGCTCATGCGCCACCTCGGCATCGAGCGCGCGCATGTCGGCGGCTTGAGCATGGGCGGCAACATCACGCTCAACTTCGGCATCGCCCATCCGGAGATGTCCGAGAGCCTCAGCATCTGCGGCTGCGGCAGCGGGACGTTGGGGCGTGAGACCTTCCTGGCCGACGGCGAAAGGAGGGCGCAGCTATTCCTCACCGAGGGCATCGAGGCCAAGGTGCGGAGCTTCGCCAGGCTCGCCTCACGGCGC harbors:
- a CDS encoding alpha/beta hydrolase; translation: MPTARVNGVTLYYEETGSGFPLIWCHEFGGDYRSWEPQVRYFSRRYRVITWNYRGYPPSEVPQDPAAYRNEILVEDLAGLMRHLGIERAHVGGLSMGGNITLNFGIAHPEMSESLSICGCGSGTLGRETFLADGERRAQLFLTEGIEAKVRSFARLASRRGFAEKDPRGWAEFLRQVRDHSAVGSAHMLRGVQMKRKTIFELEPELRRLEVPSLIVVGDQDEPCLEPGLFMKRHIPHAGLVILPMTGHTANIEEPGLFNLHIAEFLAAVENGRWGTWKTEKAAQG